In Xiphophorus maculatus strain JP 163 A chromosome 18, X_maculatus-5.0-male, whole genome shotgun sequence, a single genomic region encodes these proteins:
- the tmem97 gene encoding sigma intracellular receptor 2, whose translation MAVRVLEIIFFFYFASHIPITLFIDLQALLPEHVYPQQLKNLLRWYAEEFKDPMVLDPPEWFKSFIFCEAFLQMPFFPIAAYAFLKGGCKWIRTPAIVYSTHVATTLIPILAHILFHQFPVKPHSGPQTNRERWLLASIYAPYLLVPVVLLLTMLLSSKYNPASKPGSTSGKAKKKN comes from the exons ATGGCTGTCCGTGTGTTagaaataatctttttcttttattttgcctCCCACATTCCTATTACGTTATTTATTGACTTACAAGCCCTGCTGCCTGAACATGTGTACCCCCAGCAG CTGAAGAATCTTCTGAGGTGGTATGCAGAGGAGTTCAAAGATCCCATGGTGCTGGATCCTCCTGAGTGGTTCAAGTCGTTTATTTTCTGCGAGGCTTTTCTCCAAATGCCATTTTTCCCCATTGCAGCTTACGCTTTTCTGAAAG GTGGCTGTAAGTGGATCCGGACTCCTGCCATTGTGTACTCCACGCATGTTGCCACCACGCTGATTCCCATTCTAGCCCACATCCTTTTCCATCAGTTCCCTGTCAAACCCCACTCTGGCCCCCAGACTAACAGGGAGCGCTGGCTGCTGGCCTCCATATATGCACCGTACCTGCTGGTCCCCGTGGTGCTGCTGCTCACAATGCTGCTCTCCTCCAAATACAACCCCGCCTCCAAACCTGGCAGCACATCCGGCAAAgccaagaagaaaaactga
- the LOC111611934 gene encoding tyrosine kinase receptor Cad96Ca-like: MMTQSIICLNLAFLTCPALYVILGVLCFILLLFIVLGAVFLRKYRAMVRTVRMQQGSKFILRHLPQLETAVVTPTVQSVENDEGEQLPPETPLRITNVRLSSKRLWKGLQQEPRFTKSDLNLLQLIKAGKEGVFYQARMSRGTCKGHSMFTCKISKEGVRPKHVDMEICIMRKLVHHKNILQLLDWNTNEQPCILIMEYVSYGTLRTFLQTNRVHLSADPELQSLLTIASYHIALAMQHLRSKMIIHCDLALRNIMVTKFPWEVKLAEFGLARDLSRMASRRSSRWRSPRPRVPLRWYPPEYFKNNYYSFKGDVWAFGIVLWEMQTFGTLPYPNLETSEEVVFHICMGHKNTNPEGCRPQMLHIMRDCWQEPYTLRPGFKDIVSMLENIIEDDADYVDVESPQNLAKDRAEYHEEQRQRGTVVLKEEHHV, encoded by the exons ATGATGACGCAGAGCATCATCTGCTTGAATCTTGCCTTTCTTACGTGTCCAG CGCTCTACGTCATCCTTGGAGTTCTCTGCTTCATCCTGCTGCTGTTCATTGTACTGGGCGCTGTGTTTCTAAGAAA GTACCGCGCCATGGTTCGAACCGTCCGAATGCAGCAGGGCAGCAAGTTTATTCTGAGACATTTGCCTCAGTTAGAGACCGCCGTTGTGACACCCACAGTCCAATCAGTGGAGAATGACGAGGGCGAGCAGCTTCCTCCAGAAACTCCTTTACGGATAACCAATGTCCGGTTATCTTCCAAGAGGCTGTGgaaaggcctgcagcag GAACCTCGTTTCACCAAGTCAGACCTgaatctgctgcagctgatcaaaGCAGGGAAGGAGGGAGTCTTCTACCAGGCCAGGATGAGCAGAGGGACGTGTAAAGGTCACAGCATGTTCACCTGCAAGATCAGCAAAGAAG GTGTGCGTCCCAAACATGTGGACATGGAGATTTGCATCATGAGGAAACTGGTTCACCATAAAAACATCCTCCAGCTACTGGACTGGAACACGAATGAAC AGCCCTGTATTCTGATCATGGAGTATGTTAGTTATGGCACACTGAGGACCTTCCTCCAGACCAACAGGGTCCACCTCAGTGCAGACCCAGAGCTGCAGAGCCTCCTCACCATTGCTTCCTACCACATCGCCCTGGCGATGCAGCACCTGCGCTCCAAAATG ATCATTCACTGTGACTTAGCTCTGAGGAATATTATGGTCACTAAGTTTCCTTGGGAGGTGAAATTAGCAGAGTTTGGTCTGGCCCGGGACCTGAGCCGCATGGCGAGCCGCCGCAGCAGCCGTTGGAGGAGTCCACGA CCCCGCGTGCCGCTGCGCTGGTACCCCCCTGAGTACTTCAAGAACAACTACTACAGCTTCAAAGGAGATGTATGGGCGTTTGGCATTGTGCTGTGGGAGATGCAGACATTTG GTACATTACCATACCCCAACCTGGAGACATCAGAGGAAGTGGTGTTCCACATCTGCATGGGTCATAAGAACACAAACCCTGAAGGATGCAGACCACAAAT GCTTCACATCATGCGTGACTGCTGGCAGGAGCCCTACACCCTGAGGCCCGGCTTCAAGGACATCGTATCCATGCTGGAGAACATCATAGAGGATGATGCA GATTATGTGGATGTGGAGAGTCCGCAGAATTTGGCTAAAGATCGGGCAGAATATCATGAAGAACAAAGACAGCGAGGGACTGTCGTCTTGAAAGAAGAACATCacgtttaa